A genomic region of Miscanthus floridulus cultivar M001 chromosome 3, ASM1932011v1, whole genome shotgun sequence contains the following coding sequences:
- the LOC136543313 gene encoding uncharacterized protein has product MCRPGLARPEGAGRAWAAAQARGLARHGPACVGRPGSGPASPLPLLTPPLLPAAPRARPTIPASPSSSYISRTPSAAADLTSPPIPLHRVPYPFPVPTRSPTASGIAESGSSCLLAWLPHRPLATATVPFTRTMDFGVPPQGKAAPMEGASSRSTGSTAGASAAMWASYGRSTLAPSAAPSYGDLFGSAAPAPASTASFDSFKGPTTKPATPSPAPAPAYDDDIFDVVPRLRSSTSSSAALRYDDDLLPSWPPTAAAAAVRARGRSEDLVSSVLSFFPC; this is encoded by the coding sequence ATGTGCaggcccgggctggcccggcccgagggagcaggccgtgcctgggccgctgctcaggcccgtgggctggcacggcacggcccggcctgCGTCGGTCGGCCCGGCAGTGGCCCGgcctcccccctccccctcctcactcctcctcTTCTCCCCGCGGCCCCGCGCGCCCggcccaccatccccgcctctccCTCATCCTCATATATAAGCCGCACGCCCAGCGCGGCCGCGGACCTCACTTCCCCTCCCATCCCACTGCACCGCGTTCCTTATCCCTTCCCTGTCCCGACCCGATCTCCCACCGCGTCGGGAATCGCCGAATCGGGATCCTCCTGCCTCCTCGCCTGGCTGCCCCACCGCCCGCTGGCCACCGCCACCGTCCCATTTACCAGAACCATGGACTTCGGCGTGCCGCCGCAGGGCAAGGCCGCCCCCATGGAGGGGGCTTCCTCCCGCTCCACCGGATCCACCGCTGGCGCCAGCGCCGCCATGTGGGCCAGCTACGGCAGATCCACCCTAGCCCCGTCCGCGGCGCCATCCTATGGCGACCTCTTCGGCTCCGCCGCCCCAGCCcccgcctccaccgcctccttcGACTCGTTCAAGGGCCCCACCACCAAGCCCGCCACGCCTTCgcctgcccccgcccccgcgTACGACGACGACATCTTCGACGTGGTCCCGAGGCTGcggtcctccacctcctcctccgccgcgctGCGGTACGACGATGACCTCCTGCCCTCCTGGCcacccactgccgccgccgccgccgttcgaGCACGCGGCCGATCTGAGGACCTCGTCTCTTCCGTCCTCTCGTTCTTCCCCTGCTGA